The Verrucomicrobiota bacterium genome segment ACCGGCTCGAATGGTAGTTCCGATAGAAACGCGTGATGTGGCGCACGGCATCGTCGGCATCGGCGGCGAGGTGGTAGAGCGTGAGGTCCTCGGGCGAGATCAGCCCGTTGCGCAGCAGGTGCTCGCGCATGTTCTTGTCCCACGTCTTCCAGTAGGTGCCGCCGGGCTTGTCCATGAGCACGAGCGGCATGAGCTGGCTTTTGCCCGTCTGCATGAGCGTGAGCGCCTCGTAACCTTCGTCCATCGTGCCGAAGCCGCCGGGGAACAGGACAATCGCGTCCGAGTGCCGGATGAAGATGAGCTTGCGCGTGAAGAAGTACTTGAAGGTGACGAGCTTCTTGTCGTGCTCGATGATGGGGTTGGCAGACTGCTCCCACGGCAGGCGGATGTTCACGCCGAAGCTGCGCTCCGGCCCGGCGCCTTCATGGCCGGCTTGCATGATGCCCGGCCCCGCGCCGGTGATGACCATGAATCCCGCGTCGGCGATCTTGCGGGCGAAATCCACGCACTGCAGATACTCGGGCTTGCTCGCCTGGGTGCGGGCTGAGCCGAAGATTGTGACTTTCCGCCGGTCCGACCACAGGGCGAAAAGCTTGAAAGCGTAGCGCAGTTCGCGCATCGCGGTCTGCATCACGCGCACGTCACCGCGGTCGCGCACGTCGTGCAGAAGCTTGAGCGCCTGCTCGATGATGTCCTCGACGAGGTCCTCGTTGGCGCCGCCGCCCTTGGACGCGACGAGATCGCGGATGCGCCGGTCGAGGGCGGATTCCGAGACGGGTTTGTGCTGGCGTTCCATGGCCGCGACCGTAGCGGAACAGCGGCGGATTGCAAAGCCGCGGGCGCCGGTTGCCGCGGATGATGCGTCGCTTGTTACTCTCGCCCCGGACTCGCGCCGCGCGGCCCGGCCCCGCTGCCCTTGTCCTTCAACGGGTGCCACCGTCCCACCCAGTCGAACCATTCCATCGCGGCGAACTGCTTCTTGTAATCAAACATCGAGGGCTCGTGGAACGCGTAACCCGGGTAATAGAACGAGCAGCCGCGCCCGCGCGCGAACCGCATCTCCCACAGCATCGTCGCGATGCCCAGGCTGCGGCGTGCTTCGGCCGGATCGAACATCGCGTAAATGCTCGACGCGCCGCGCCGCCCGACGTCCAGGTAGCTCGCCGCGACGAGGCGGCCCGCGTGAAACGCCGCGACTTCGACCGTCTCGCACGGAAACAAGCCGGGCGCGGGGCCGAGGAAATTCTCGAGCGCATCGGGCACGTTCTCCCGGAAGCGCGCGCGGTGCGCGTCAAACAGCTCCCGCCGCTCGCGGTCGAGCACCACGTCCTGCACCCGCACCTCCAGGTCGGCATTTCGGCGCAGGACGCGCCGCTGGCTTTTGGACGCGACGAACCGCGCCAGCCGCACACGCAACGGCATCACGACCTGCCGGCCCAGCGCGGTTTCGCATGCGGAATAGCGGTAGAACATCGGGCCGAAGTGGCGCCACCCGCCCGCCCACAACGCGTCCATCCGGCCGCGCGCGACTTTCAGCGCGAAGAACTGGTGGTCCACGAGCGGTATCATCGGCGGACACGTTCTCGCATCCCGCGCACGGCGTCCAGCGGTTAGCGCCCGCACCGCACGGTTGCAATCGCGCCGGCCGCCGCTATCCTCGGCTCGCCAGCCCACGGGGCGCGAGGGCGGCGCCGACACATGATCCGATCGTTCGCTTTCACCACGCAAGGGCGTCTGCACAGCCGGGACATCGAGACGTTTCTCATGCC includes the following:
- a CDS encoding arginine-tRNA-protein transferase; the protein is MIPLVDHQFFALKVARGRMDALWAGGWRHFGPMFYRYSACETALGRQVVMPLRVRLARFVASKSQRRVLRRNADLEVRVQDVVLDRERRELFDAHRARFRENVPDALENFLGPAPGLFPCETVEVAAFHAGRLVAASYLDVGRRGASSIYAMFDPAEARRSLGIATMLWEMRFARGRGCSFYYPGYAFHEPSMFDYKKQFAAMEWFDWVGRWHPLKDKGSGAGPRGASPGRE
- a CDS encoding LOG family protein, with amino-acid sequence MERQHKPVSESALDRRIRDLVASKGGGANEDLVEDIIEQALKLLHDVRDRGDVRVMQTAMRELRYAFKLFALWSDRRKVTIFGSARTQASKPEYLQCVDFARKIADAGFMVITGAGPGIMQAGHEGAGPERSFGVNIRLPWEQSANPIIEHDKKLVTFKYFFTRKLIFIRHSDAIVLFPGGFGTMDEGYEALTLMQTGKSQLMPLVLMDKPGGTYWKTWDKNMREHLLRNGLISPEDLTLYHLAADADDAVRHITRFYRNYHSSRFVRDLYVIRLRHKPTPTNIEALNEDFADLVAGEPFQSVDATDEEREDDEHVALPRLGFGFNRRDYGRLRQLIDVVNTW